The Halobacillus ihumii genomic sequence ATTAAATCACGAATTAGCCGAATTTCAGTTGTATAGTTCGCAGTGGCGAATTATGCATTTTATTTTGCATAATGGCGGTCAAACCGTCAGTGATATCGCTATCTATCAAAAAGTGGAGAAACCGACTACCACTAAAATGGTGCACAAGTTAATTGAACTTGGGTATTTGCAGGCAAGTGCTGGAGCAGATAAACGAAGTAAGGTGATTCAATTAACGGATAAAGGGGAGGAAATTTGTGACCAGGTTCAAAAGAAAATTAGTCAATTTCAAAGCTACTTATTAGAGGATATTCCGGAAGACGAACAATTGATTGCTGCTCGTCTCTTAGAACATATTTCAGGAAAAATAACAGATTATAGGAAAGGATGAGATCTTTTGGTTAAAGAGAGATTATGGACAAAGGATTTTGTCTTTGTGTCGATCGTCAACTTTGTCTTGATGCTATCCATGTATTTATTATTAGTCACAATGACAACTTATTCCATCAAAACATATGGAGCTTCAGCTAGCCTTGGTGGATTGGTTGCCAGTATATTTGTCATCGGATCGTTGATAGGACGCTTATTTTCAGGAAAAACAATTCAGGACATCGGAAGTAAAAAAATATTAATCATGGGCATTTCTACTTTTTTTATTTTGTCATTATTCTATTTCCTTCCAATTAGCATTTATGCCTTAATCGTACTGCGTTTGGTACAGGGTATTGCCTTGGGGATGGCGACAACAGCTACAGGTACGATCGTTGCTGAGGTGATTCCTTCAAGCCGAAACGGCGAGGGAATTGGTTATTTTAGTATGAGTGTAGTATTAGCTACAGCGATTGGACCATTGATCGGGGTAGCACTAGTTTCGTCCATCGGCTATACGAGTATTTTTGTATTTTCTACCGTGATGGCATTGGTTAGTGTCTTGCTCG encodes the following:
- a CDS encoding MarR family winged helix-turn-helix transcriptional regulator — protein: MMQPYKQFFYAYNATYRPYVNQLNHELAEFQLYSSQWRIMHFILHNGGQTVSDIAIYQKVEKPTTTKMVHKLIELGYLQASAGADKRSKVIQLTDKGEEICDQVQKKISQFQSYLLEDIPEDEQLIAARLLEHISGKITDYRKG